AATTCTTTAGAAGGGCTTGTAAAAAACGACAAACTGGTTTTTATAAAAAATGAACAGAACCTGGGTTTTGCCAAAGCATGTAATCAAGGATTTGAAATTTCAGATGCAGCATATGTTCTTCTTCTAAATCCCGACGCTCAACTCTTAGAAGCTACCTTACAAGATTGTTATCAGTATATGGAAGCGCATTCGTCGATAGATATTTTGGGCTGCCAGTTATTGGATGATGACAATAATATTACTGCAAGTTGCGGGCGTTTTCCTACTCCAAAATCTTTTTTTTATAGGTCGCTTGGCCTAACGAATCTCTTCCCAAAAGTTTTTACACCTCCGGAATTAATGTATGATTGGGATCACTTGGAAAGCAGGTATGTCGATCAGATCATCGGGGCTTTTATGTTTATCCGTAAAAATGTTTTTGAAAAGATCGGTTATTTTGATGAGCGTTTTTTTGTGTATTCTGAAGAGCTCGACTTTTCAAAGCGATTGGCGAATGCAGGAGGTAAAAGTTATTATAACGCAGACATTAAAGCTATTCATAGCTGTCACGGTTCTACAGACTCTGTTAAAGCTTATCGGCTTTTTTTGAATAATAGAAGCAGGTTATTATGTGCAAAGAAACATTTTTCAAAATCGGGCTACTTGCTTACACTAATAAGCACTTTGTTTTTTGAGCCGGTTTCAAGAATATTTTTTTCTTTGATTAAATTCAAGTTCAGAGAAATCATAGACATAGTTAAGGCCTATGCATTATTATTTAAGTTTGTATTGTTAGGATAGTGCTCTACTCTATAATTTTTAATTAAAATCTTATTGATAAAGCATATAATTTCAACAATAACAATAATTTGTATCCACATAGAAAATAAACTAAAATACTGATCCTCGAAGAAACTTAAGAAAAGTGGGAAGAGCATAAATATATAATAAAGCGAAAATTTGATGCTTTTATAATATTTAAATCGATTAAAAAACAGGGTGTGTAAAAACCCTAAAAATGCAATTATCAAAAAAGCATATAGGCTACCAAAGTCTGCAATATAAGGTCCGTATAAAGCATATACATTAGTGGGGTAAGGGACAAAAACATATTCTTCTATAAGTGGCCGTACAACGCTGTTTCGATCTATACCTGTTTCAAATAAAACTCTTTTAAATGTTCTCAAAGTTCTGTCTCCTGTATCATCCGGTTTAATATTATCAATGTATGTGCCACAAGCATTTAATGGAGTAAAAGCATAAATAGCAATTGATTCAATAGCAGACTTTGAGTTTTCATTCAATGAATTATCCGCATGACCTCCCTTGGAATAAAAGGCAATACCAATAATGCTAAACACTAACAGAAATGCTATGCAAGCAATTAATACTTTTTTTAATGAAAAGCTATTACTGTATAAATAGCTGGAACCGAAATAAATTGCAAATAACATTACATAGTACGTCCTTCCTGTAGTGAAAATAATATATACCAGATTAGCAATTATTGAAACTACCAACAATATTCGACTAAATTTTTTATCGTTTGAGTTAAAATATAAAATAAAATTTAGTGCAAGAGCAATAAAGGAGAGTGTTACCAAATATTTAGAAGGACCAATATCTACGTCGCCATAACAAAGTTCTGTACGAATGCCTTCAAAAAAATTTTCTGTTTCCGATAACAAGAATAAATTGAAGCAGGCTTTAATAAAAAATGGCAATCCTACAATTACAACAATTGTACAAGTCAGACATAGATATTTGTTTAAGCTCAAATTGGTTTCTTGTAAAAAGGTTGTTCTTTTTATTGTATCAACGGGTGAATATATAGCCTGCAACAAAGCTCCTAAAGTAAAGAAAACAACCCCACCCAAAAAAACGAGATGAGTAGAAATGCTAAGCTTAAAAAGGTCTTGTAATACTGTATGGCGAACTATAAAGTGAAATAAAATTATAAAAAACCATAGAAATGAAAATAAGATAGCAGGATGAAAAACTTGTCTTTTAAATATGAGAAGATTTAATCTCCAGGCAAAAAAATGGAGCAGTATAAATAAAATCTCAATTAATATGGTGTCTGATTGTAAGCTTCCCATCAACCTCGTTTCTTTTATAAATATACAATAATGAAAATTAAAAGAGATTTTTGCTAAAAGATATATTATTGGCATTGAGCTTATGCCTATTCAAAATATTATTTATAAAGCAGACAATTTCTACCATAACAATAATTTGTATCCACATAGAAAACAAAGTAAAATATTGATCTTCAAAAAAGCTTAAAAAAAGCGGGAACAGCATGAATGTATAATAAAGAGAAAACCTCATGTTTTTATAAATTCGGAGATTATTGAAAAGCATAGTATGTAAAAATCCTAAAAAGGCAACTACTAACCATGAATATAATTTTCCATAATCTGCAACATAAGCACCATATAAAGCATAAACATTTGTGGGATATGGCACAAAAACATACTCTTCAATAGCCGGGCGCACAACAATATTGCGATCAATACCCGTTTGATACAAGATTTTTTTAAAAGTTCTTAATGTTCTATCTCCTGTATAATCAGGCTTTGCATTATCTATCTTGGTGCCGCAAGCATTTAACGGAGTAAACGCGTAAATGGCAATAGATTCAATGGCTGATTTTGAGTTTTCATTTAAAGTATTATCTGACCTGCCGCCTTTAGAATAAATAGCAATTCCAATAATACTAAATACAAATAAAAAGCCTATACAAGCCAACAAAACTTTTTTTAATGAAAAGCTATTACTATATATATAACTGGTGCCAAAATATACAGCAAATAGCATCATGTAATAAATCCTTCCTGTAGTAAATACAATATAGATAAGATTAATAATTATTGATGAGATTAACAATCTTCTGCTAAGTACTTTATTGGCAGAAGTAAAATATAAAATGAAATTTAGTGCAAGTGTAATGAAAGACAGCGTTACAAAATATTTGGTTGGTCCGATATCTACATCACCATAGCAAAGTTCAGTACGAACTCCTTCCAGGAAATTTTCTGTTTCAGATAATAAAAACAGGTTAAAACAAGCTTTAATAAAAAAAGGCAACCCAATTGCAACTAAAATTGTACAGGCTATACACAAACGTTCATCTAAAATCAAACCCCCTATTTCAATAGCCTGCGGATGCTTTTTTTTTATGGTATCGCCCCGAGAAAATATCGTTTGCAAAAAAGCCCCAACTGTAAAAAAGACAACTCCTATTAAAAAAACAAGATGAGTGGAAAAACTTAGCTGAAAAAGATCCTCCAGTATTGTATGACGAACTATAAAATGGAATAAGATCATGAAAAACCATAAGAAAGAAAATAGAATAGCAGGGTGAAAAACTTGCTTTTTAAAAAGAACAACATTCACTCTCCACATAAAGAAATGTAGTAGTATAAATAGAATATCTGTAAGAATAATAATTAAACTAGCATCTCCCATTAAAAATGTTTTTCCGGAAAAGCATTAATTTTTCTTTTTATGAAATATACAACAAAAAGTAAGTATATAGAAGCGGCTACAAAGTAACCTGCCGGATAGAGGAGGGGTGTCTTTGCACCACCTAATAATAAATAAACAACCAATTGTATTACAAAAGCGAGTATTACAATACTTAACAAAAGCTTACTCATACGCTTCAACTCAAAATATTTATGAGCTACCATTGCAATTTGAAATACAAAAGTTCCCAATATCACTATAAGTCCCATTTGCTTATATAGAATTATAGACGGAATTTTTAATATGCTGAATAAAATTGTAGCACCAAACAGCCAATAGCAAACGCAACAAGCTACCATTAAAATAAGCTCTAACAGTATAATGCGATAAAGTGTTTTCTTTATTGTTTCCTTTTGGTTTAAGGTATAAGCCTCTGCTAATAATGGAAAAAGAGTAGTTAAAATCGGAGACAACGCCAATACTATCGTTTTGGATAACATATCAAATATAGCCTGGTAATTACCTTGCATTTCTGCTCCGAATGTTTTCAAAATAAAGATCTTGTCAATATAAGATAGCAGGTATGAAAAAATATACCAAAGCGAAAAAGGTCCTCCATAATCAAGAAATTTTTTAAACAATTCTTTTTGTTCACCCATTTCTGTTTTAGCCTGTAGAAAAACCGGCACATTTATTTGCTTGTATATGTATGCTATGGAAACTGTGTATGAAACAATTATACAAGAATAAAGTACATATAGGTTATTGATACCTAAAACAAAATAAAAAAGAAGCCATGCTATGAGATAAAGCACACTTCTTATAAGTTCTGAGTATATGTTCTTTGCAGATTTCTTGGATATCTGTATAATAGACAATCCCACTGATTGCAATGAGCATACGAGTGTAATTAAAAAAAATAAAAAACTATCAATAAGGCTTCCTGTAAATATGAATACGGTAATGATCA
The Ferruginibacter albus DNA segment above includes these coding regions:
- a CDS encoding lipopolysaccharide biosynthesis protein, translated to MDIFSRFKKDYLNYLLSIILPALITGAFIPILKRTLGAELYGQYAIFFYAALLCSSILSGWLVQSVLLFYNFYQDKELFVRNVFKFFWKSQLIILLPMIITVFIFTGSLIDSFLFFLITLVCSLQSVGLSIIQISKKSAKNIYSELIRSVLYLIAWLLFYFVLGINNLYVLYSCIIVSYTVSIAYIYKQINVPVFLQAKTEMGEQKELFKKFLDYGGPFSLWYIFSYLLSYIDKIFILKTFGAEMQGNYQAIFDMLSKTIVLALSPILTTLFPLLAEAYTLNQKETIKKTLYRIILLELILMVACCVCYWLFGATILFSILKIPSIILYKQMGLIVILGTFVFQIAMVAHKYFELKRMSKLLLSIVILAFVIQLVVYLLLGGAKTPLLYPAGYFVAASIYLLFVVYFIKRKINAFPEKHF
- a CDS encoding O-antigen polymerase; this encodes MGDASLIIILTDILFILLHFFMWRVNVVLFKKQVFHPAILFSFLWFFMILFHFIVRHTILEDLFQLSFSTHLVFLIGVVFFTVGAFLQTIFSRGDTIKKKHPQAIEIGGLILDERLCIACTILVAIGLPFFIKACFNLFLLSETENFLEGVRTELCYGDVDIGPTKYFVTLSFITLALNFILYFTSANKVLSRRLLISSIIINLIYIVFTTGRIYYMMLFAVYFGTSYIYSNSFSLKKVLLACIGFLFVFSIIGIAIYSKGGRSDNTLNENSKSAIESIAIYAFTPLNACGTKIDNAKPDYTGDRTLRTFKKILYQTGIDRNIVVRPAIEEYVFVPYPTNVYALYGAYVADYGKLYSWLVVAFLGFLHTMLFNNLRIYKNMRFSLYYTFMLFPLFLSFFEDQYFTLFSMWIQIIVMVEIVCFINNILNRHKLNANNISFSKNLF
- a CDS encoding glycosyltransferase family 2 protein, which encodes MHIDIVIVNWNSGDFLKKCIKSVFTEKNINLINKVIVIDNASKDNSLEGLVKNDKLVFIKNEQNLGFAKACNQGFEISDAAYVLLLNPDAQLLEATLQDCYQYMEAHSSIDILGCQLLDDDNNITASCGRFPTPKSFFYRSLGLTNLFPKVFTPPELMYDWDHLESRYVDQIIGAFMFIRKNVFEKIGYFDERFFVYSEELDFSKRLANAGGKSYYNADIKAIHSCHGSTDSVKAYRLFLNNRSRLLCAKKHFSKSGYLLTLISTLFFEPVSRIFFSLIKFKFREIIDIVKAYALLFKFVLLG
- a CDS encoding O-antigen polymerase produces the protein MGSLQSDTILIEILFILLHFFAWRLNLLIFKRQVFHPAILFSFLWFFIILFHFIVRHTVLQDLFKLSISTHLVFLGGVVFFTLGALLQAIYSPVDTIKRTTFLQETNLSLNKYLCLTCTIVVIVGLPFFIKACFNLFLLSETENFFEGIRTELCYGDVDIGPSKYLVTLSFIALALNFILYFNSNDKKFSRILLVVSIIANLVYIIFTTGRTYYVMLFAIYFGSSYLYSNSFSLKKVLIACIAFLLVFSIIGIAFYSKGGHADNSLNENSKSAIESIAIYAFTPLNACGTYIDNIKPDDTGDRTLRTFKRVLFETGIDRNSVVRPLIEEYVFVPYPTNVYALYGPYIADFGSLYAFLIIAFLGFLHTLFFNRFKYYKSIKFSLYYIFMLFPLFLSFFEDQYFSLFSMWIQIIVIVEIICFINKILIKNYRVEHYPNNTNLNNNA